In the genome of Solibacillus silvestris, one region contains:
- a CDS encoding patatin family protein, with product MMHEIKDCSLILEGGTFRTVFTAGVLDALMEEQIKMPYIAAISAGAINAVSYMSNQPERTMRVLTTYRNDPRYMGARNFLKEKSLFGLDFAYNIVPNQLDLFDWDAYYNYPGEVEFGLTNAYTGKVEYKSAHSMTKTCDILQATCAIPILFPEIKIDNVPYYDGGLSDSIPIKRAIEKGYNKHLLILTREPGYIKSASKTNQWATKLFQKRYPRLAAAMRHRADMYNETMQYIAQKETDQEAFIFKPDRPIKSFESKVDQMKANYAVGYEQAQKQMPELKMFLGIG from the coding sequence ATGATGCATGAAATAAAGGATTGTAGTTTAATACTTGAAGGCGGTACATTTCGAACAGTTTTCACAGCAGGAGTTTTAGATGCTCTAATGGAGGAACAAATAAAGATGCCGTATATTGCAGCGATTTCAGCGGGTGCCATTAACGCGGTGTCCTATATGTCAAATCAGCCTGAACGGACAATGCGTGTGTTAACGACGTATCGCAATGATCCACGCTATATGGGAGCGCGAAATTTCTTAAAAGAAAAAAGTCTTTTTGGATTGGATTTTGCCTATAATATTGTGCCGAATCAGCTTGATTTATTTGATTGGGATGCTTATTACAACTACCCGGGTGAGGTGGAGTTCGGATTAACGAATGCATATACCGGAAAGGTAGAGTATAAAAGTGCGCATAGTATGACAAAAACATGTGATATACTTCAGGCAACATGTGCGATTCCAATACTTTTTCCCGAGATTAAAATTGACAATGTTCCGTATTATGATGGGGGACTATCCGATTCGATTCCAATTAAACGTGCCATCGAAAAAGGATATAACAAGCATTTGCTAATTTTGACGAGGGAACCCGGCTATATAAAAAGTGCCTCGAAAACGAATCAGTGGGCAACGAAGCTTTTCCAAAAACGTTACCCAAGACTCGCGGCTGCAATGAGACATCGTGCGGATATGTATAATGAAACAATGCAATATATCGCTCAAAAAGAGACGGATCAGGAAGCATTCATTTTTAAGCCGGACCGCCCAATCAAAAGCTTTGAAAGCAAAGTCGATCAAATGAAAGCCAATTATGCGGTCGGCTATGAACAGGCACAAAAACAAATGCCTGAATTAAAGATGTTTTTGGGGATTGGATAA
- a CDS encoding sodium:proton antiporter, producing MFILQIALVLFATKLAGNLAARIGQPSVLGKIIVGIILGPALLGWVHDTELLTVFSQIGVLLLMFLAGLETDLQEMNRNKKAAIYVALGGIILPIILGYAGSQYYGMSVGESIFIGLLLSATSVSISVQALRELGWLNSKEGSTLLGAAVLDDIVVVILIAIAMSFFAGSDTNIGVLIGKKVLFFAILIVLAKWFIPHFIRIFKKFKVTESILSAGLIICFGLSYFAEFLGIAGIIGAFFAGIAIAQTEFKNEIEHKVEPIAYGIFVPFFFVSIGLAVSFDGIGDQIGFIVVFSIIAVVSKFIGSGLGAKLAGFNTKSSMGVGAGMVSRGEVALILAAMGLEGGLLPANYYTSIIIVIIVTTIVTPPLLKAIFGKRIAV from the coding sequence ATGTTTATTTTACAAATTGCGTTAGTTTTATTTGCTACGAAGCTCGCTGGAAATCTTGCTGCAAGAATTGGGCAACCATCTGTACTGGGGAAAATAATTGTTGGTATTATTCTCGGTCCAGCCCTTCTTGGTTGGGTTCATGATACTGAACTGTTGACCGTATTTAGTCAAATAGGTGTTTTACTTTTAATGTTTTTAGCTGGTCTTGAAACGGATCTTCAGGAAATGAATAGAAACAAAAAAGCAGCGATTTATGTTGCTTTAGGTGGTATTATCCTGCCGATTATTTTAGGTTATGCAGGTTCACAGTATTACGGAATGTCTGTAGGAGAATCCATTTTTATTGGTTTATTACTTTCTGCTACATCTGTCAGTATTTCGGTACAGGCATTAAGAGAGCTTGGCTGGCTGAATAGTAAAGAAGGGTCAACATTACTCGGTGCGGCCGTATTGGATGATATTGTAGTCGTTATTTTAATCGCAATTGCGATGAGTTTCTTTGCCGGTTCTGATACAAATATCGGTGTATTGATCGGTAAGAAAGTATTATTCTTCGCCATCTTGATTGTGCTTGCAAAATGGTTTATCCCACACTTCATTAGAATATTTAAGAAATTTAAAGTTACAGAATCGATATTAAGCGCTGGCCTGATTATTTGTTTTGGCTTGTCATATTTTGCGGAATTCCTAGGTATAGCAGGTATTATTGGTGCTTTCTTTGCGGGGATTGCGATTGCACAAACAGAATTTAAAAATGAAATTGAGCATAAGGTTGAGCCGATTGCATACGGGATTTTTGTTCCATTCTTCTTTGTCAGTATCGGGTTAGCCGTTTCATTCGATGGAATTGGCGATCAAATCGGGTTTATCGTCGTGTTTTCCATTATAGCAGTCGTATCGAAATTTATCGGCTCTGGATTAGGTGCAAAATTAGCCGGATTCAATACGAAATCATCGATGGGTGTTGGTGCTGGAATGGTTTCGCGAGGCGAAGTTGCACTAATATTGGCTGCAATGGGACTTGAAGGTGGCTTGCTGCCGGCTAATTACTATACATCCATTATAATTGTAATTATCGTAACAACAATTGTGACACCACCTCTTTTAAAGGCAATTTTCGGGAAGCGAATTGCAGTTTAG
- a CDS encoding PadR family transcriptional regulator, with the protein MKNNEQLTDSMFHIMAALTTPQHGYAIMNLIEETSKGNISIGPASMYTIIKKLLQNDWIYLYDDTDSRRKVYLLTQKGKTVLKEELTIRKLMIQLAERRMEDEV; encoded by the coding sequence GTGAAAAACAATGAACAATTGACCGATTCAATGTTTCATATTATGGCCGCATTAACAACGCCCCAACACGGATACGCGATTATGAATTTAATTGAAGAAACATCAAAAGGGAATATTTCAATCGGTCCAGCTTCAATGTACACGATTATAAAAAAACTTTTACAAAATGATTGGATTTATTTATACGACGATACGGATTCAAGGCGTAAAGTGTATTTACTGACGCAAAAAGGCAAAACCGTTTTAAAAGAGGAGTTAACAATTAGAAAGCTGATGATTCAGTTAGCTGAAAGAAGAATGGAGGATGAAGTATGA
- a CDS encoding Na+/H+ antiporter NhaC — protein sequence MNAKQHVKPHFFEALILILFIIALISYSIMKLGSVPHIPIFIAIIILIMYGVLRKVPYRIMEQSMIASVSTSIGAVYIFLLIGVLISSWLISGTIPTLLYIGLSIITASFFYAVVFLITSIIGTAIGSSLTTVATVGVAMLGVASSIDASLAVTAGAIVSGAFFGDKMSPLSDTTNLAATVAGIDLFKHIRNMMFTTIPAFIISLIVYAWISPKSQHMDTELITSFKETLLATNLIHWYAIIPLVVLIVCTIFKMPSIATLTISTISGIVLSYFHSSIPLNELFGILYNGYSMETGVEAIDSLLSRGGMNSMLFTIILIVLSLSMGGLLFTLGIIQTLLQALQNQLKSVGSVITGTAFTAIGINVTIGEQYLSLLLTGEAFKEKFKAVQLHPKNLARTIEDAGTVINPLVPWSVCGLFIASTLNISVIDYLPFAFFCLLSPVITILFGWLNITITKISNN from the coding sequence ATGAATGCAAAACAACATGTAAAACCACATTTTTTTGAAGCACTTATTTTAATTTTATTTATTATTGCACTCATCTCTTATAGCATTATGAAACTCGGCAGTGTTCCGCATATTCCGATTTTCATAGCCATTATTATACTGATCATGTATGGTGTTCTGCGAAAAGTACCGTACCGAATCATGGAGCAAAGTATGATTGCTTCTGTTTCAACAAGTATAGGCGCAGTTTATATTTTTCTGTTGATCGGTGTTTTAATCAGCAGTTGGTTAATAAGCGGGACAATTCCTACACTATTGTATATTGGTCTTTCAATCATTACTGCGAGCTTTTTTTATGCAGTTGTCTTCCTTATTACAAGCATTATCGGCACAGCAATCGGCAGTTCGCTTACTACCGTTGCAACAGTTGGTGTTGCAATGCTAGGAGTTGCGAGTTCTATAGACGCTTCGCTTGCGGTTACTGCAGGAGCGATTGTTTCCGGAGCATTTTTCGGGGATAAAATGTCACCGTTGTCCGATACGACGAACTTGGCGGCGACTGTTGCCGGTATTGACTTGTTTAAGCATATTAGAAATATGATGTTCACGACCATTCCGGCATTTATTATTTCGCTCATCGTATATGCCTGGATTTCTCCCAAAAGCCAGCATATGGACACAGAGCTTATTACAAGCTTTAAAGAAACACTGCTTGCAACAAATCTAATTCATTGGTATGCAATCATTCCGCTTGTCGTTCTGATTGTCTGCACGATCTTTAAAATGCCGAGCATTGCTACACTGACAATTAGTACGATTTCCGGCATCGTGCTATCGTATTTCCACAGCTCGATTCCATTGAACGAACTGTTTGGGATTTTGTATAACGGCTATTCAATGGAGACCGGAGTCGAAGCAATTGATTCATTACTGTCACGTGGCGGAATGAACAGTATGCTGTTTACGATTATTTTGATTGTACTGTCCCTTTCTATGGGTGGACTGCTATTTACGCTTGGTATTATCCAAACATTGCTGCAGGCGCTTCAAAACCAGTTGAAATCGGTCGGATCGGTTATTACGGGAACAGCTTTTACCGCAATCGGAATTAACGTTACAATCGGTGAACAGTATTTATCGCTGTTATTAACAGGTGAAGCATTTAAGGAAAAATTCAAAGCCGTTCAGCTTCATCCGAAAAATTTAGCCCGTACAATTGAGGATGCAGGTACTGTCATCAATCCGCTCGTTCCATGGAGCGTGTGCGGTCTGTTCATTGCTTCTACATTGAATATTTCTGTCATCGACTATTTACCGTTCGCATTCTTTTGCCTGTTAAGTCCAGTCATTACGATTTTGTTTGGCTGGTTGAATATTACGATTACGAAAATCAGCAATAATTAA
- a CDS encoding phosphoribosylaminoimidazolesuccinocarboxamide synthase translates to MELIYTGKTKDVFKLENELFLLKFKDDVTGENGVFDPGANTVGLTIDGAGLAGLKLTSFFYSKLNQLNVPTHYVEANFDEATMTVKPATVFGKGLEVICRFKAVGSFLRRYGAYATEGQDLDSFVEVTIKDDERLDPPISEDALAMLGILTHDEYAILKQRTIEISKFVAAELEKKGLTLYDIKLEFGRDAKTGEILLIDEISGGNMRAYQGDTYIEPLQLEKIMLAE, encoded by the coding sequence GTGGAATTAATTTATACAGGTAAAACAAAAGATGTATTTAAACTAGAAAATGAACTTTTTTTATTAAAATTCAAAGATGATGTAACTGGAGAAAATGGTGTTTTTGATCCAGGTGCAAATACAGTCGGTTTAACAATTGATGGTGCCGGGCTTGCCGGGTTAAAACTTACTTCCTTCTTTTACTCAAAATTAAATCAATTAAATGTACCGACACATTACGTAGAGGCAAATTTTGATGAAGCGACAATGACGGTTAAACCAGCAACTGTTTTCGGAAAAGGTTTGGAAGTTATTTGCCGATTTAAAGCAGTCGGTTCTTTTTTACGCCGCTATGGTGCTTATGCAACAGAAGGTCAGGATTTGGATTCATTTGTAGAAGTAACAATTAAAGACGATGAACGACTCGATCCTCCTATTTCAGAAGATGCACTCGCAATGCTTGGTATTTTAACTCATGACGAATATGCAATTTTGAAACAACGCACAATCGAAATTTCAAAATTTGTTGCGGCTGAGTTAGAGAAAAAAGGATTAACACTTTATGATATTAAATTGGAATTTGGCCGAGATGCAAAAACAGGTGAAATTTTACTGATCGATGAAATTTCAGGCGGTAATATGCGTGCATATCAAGGTGATACATATATTGAACCATTACAATTAGAAAAGATTATGCTTGCTGAATAA
- a CDS encoding universal stress protein UspA: MLKTYKNIVVAIDFSEKAKVAFERGMNVARLTDATLHLVSVIDTHSFGSVEAYDLKYAKALTEKTLDQLKEYKVIAEQAGVKNVQVSVEEGSPKAVLTNLADTDLIIVGATGLNRAERFLLGSVSENVVRSAKCDVLVVR; this comes from the coding sequence ATGCTAAAAACGTATAAAAATATTGTTGTGGCAATAGACTTTTCGGAAAAAGCTAAAGTTGCTTTTGAGCGCGGTATGAACGTTGCTCGATTGACAGATGCCACATTGCATTTAGTAAGTGTAATTGATACACATTCTTTCGGCTCAGTGGAAGCATATGATCTAAAGTATGCAAAGGCTCTAACGGAAAAAACTCTTGATCAGTTAAAGGAATACAAGGTTATAGCAGAGCAAGCCGGCGTTAAAAATGTACAAGTATCAGTTGAAGAAGGGTCGCCGAAAGCAGTATTGACGAACTTGGCCGATACCGATTTGATTATTGTCGGAGCAACTGGTTTAAACCGTGCAGAACGCTTCCTACTCGGCTCTGTATCGGAAAATGTTGTACGCAGCGCCAAATGTGATGTTTTAGTAGTACGTTAA
- a CDS encoding glutamate dehydrogenase gives MTTMTTTSNAQQYVDGVFEKLKSKNAHQLEFLQAAEEIFLSLVPVFEQHPEYIQHNILERIVEPDRIISFRVAWQDDQNQVQVNRGYRVQYNNVIGPYKGGLRFHPTVNESIMKFLAFEQIFKNALTGQQIGGGKGGSDFNPKGKSNAEIMRFCQAFMTELYRYVGPDVDVPAGDIGVGSREVGYLWGQYKRIRGAYEAGVLTGKKPGYGGSLARTEATGYGLVYFVEEMLREAKLSINNKTVVVSGSGNVAIYAIEKAQHFGAKVVACSDSSGYIYDPEGINLKIVKQLKEVEGKRIKEYVNYRPNALYTEGCDGIWTIPCDIALPCATQNEINGDQARTLIANGVKVVAEGANMPSNLDAINEFLASDVLFGPGKAANAGGVAVSALEMAQNSGRNYWTFQEVDEKLHGIMKSIFKESSDAAKKYGYEGNLVVGSNIAGFIKVANGMLVEGVY, from the coding sequence ATGACGACAATGACAACAACGAGTAACGCACAGCAATATGTTGATGGAGTGTTTGAAAAATTAAAATCTAAGAACGCACATCAATTAGAATTCTTACAAGCAGCGGAAGAAATTTTCCTTTCTCTAGTTCCTGTATTCGAACAACATCCTGAATACATTCAACATAACATTTTAGAACGTATCGTTGAGCCCGACAGAATCATCTCTTTCCGTGTCGCTTGGCAAGATGATCAAAACCAAGTACAAGTAAACCGCGGATACCGTGTTCAATATAATAACGTTATTGGGCCATATAAAGGTGGTTTACGCTTCCATCCTACTGTAAACGAATCTATTATGAAGTTTTTAGCCTTTGAACAAATTTTCAAAAACGCTTTAACTGGTCAACAGATCGGCGGAGGTAAAGGCGGTTCCGACTTTAATCCAAAAGGTAAATCAAATGCAGAAATTATGCGCTTCTGCCAAGCATTCATGACAGAATTATACCGCTATGTTGGTCCTGATGTCGATGTTCCGGCCGGAGATATTGGTGTAGGTTCACGCGAAGTCGGCTATTTATGGGGGCAATACAAGCGAATTCGCGGTGCATATGAAGCAGGTGTATTAACAGGTAAAAAACCTGGCTACGGCGGTTCACTAGCACGTACAGAAGCAACAGGATACGGTTTAGTATACTTTGTTGAAGAAATGCTTCGTGAAGCAAAACTTTCAATTAACAACAAAACAGTTGTCGTTTCAGGATCTGGAAATGTAGCAATTTATGCAATTGAAAAAGCCCAGCACTTTGGAGCGAAAGTAGTGGCCTGCTCAGATTCTTCTGGTTACATTTACGATCCGGAAGGCATTAATTTAAAAATTGTTAAACAGTTAAAAGAAGTTGAAGGGAAGCGTATTAAAGAATATGTAAATTATCGTCCAAATGCTCTTTATACAGAAGGCTGTGACGGTATTTGGACAATTCCATGTGATATCGCCCTTCCATGTGCAACTCAAAATGAAATTAACGGCGATCAGGCTCGTACGTTAATTGCAAATGGGGTAAAAGTCGTTGCGGAAGGTGCAAATATGCCATCGAATTTAGATGCAATCAATGAGTTTTTAGCGAGCGATGTATTATTTGGTCCTGGTAAAGCAGCAAATGCAGGTGGTGTTGCCGTGTCAGCACTTGAAATGGCTCAAAATTCCGGCCGTAATTACTGGACTTTCCAGGAAGTTGATGAAAAACTGCATGGCATTATGAAATCAATTTTTAAAGAAAGTTCGGATGCAGCGAAAAAATACGGTTATGAAGGCAATTTAGTTGTCGGTTCAAACATTGCCGGCTTCATTAAAGTAGCGAACGGTATGCTTGTAGAAGGCGTTTATTAA
- a CDS encoding D-serine ammonia-lyase, translating into MNQQILNLDALKARFPLIEKLQSEQYVFWENENVAKDSQVSEQVTLDMIQDAENRLKRFSSYIEVAFPITKFSDGIIESELKEIASMKKLIEGRRGFNIPGKLMLKCDHALPIAGSIKARGGIYEVLSHAEKLAIDAGMITEQDDYAIFHSEEFRKFFSQYKVAVGSTGNLGLSIGIISAELGFQVTVHMSIEAKEWKKEMLREKGVEVIEYESDYTSAVENGRQVAELDPSCHFVDDENSIDLFLGYSVAGLRLKEQLQQAKITVDANHPLFVYLPCGVGGAPGGIAYTLKQIYGEYIHIFFAEPFASPCMLLGLMTGMHDKISVNDIGLSNRTEADGLAVGRPSRFVGTLMESVISGCYTVDDSFLFRSLKGMFETENIFMEPSAHAGVYGPIELMMQGTSYIEKHGLTDKMENATHIIWSTGGDLVPEELRQQYLQTEI; encoded by the coding sequence ATGAATCAGCAAATCTTAAATTTAGACGCATTAAAAGCGCGCTTTCCGTTAATTGAAAAGCTGCAATCCGAACAATACGTATTTTGGGAAAATGAAAATGTAGCGAAAGATAGTCAAGTATCTGAACAAGTAACACTCGATATGATCCAGGACGCAGAAAATAGATTGAAGCGTTTTTCTTCTTATATAGAGGTCGCATTTCCAATCACGAAATTTTCAGACGGTATTATTGAATCGGAATTAAAAGAAATTGCTTCGATGAAAAAACTAATAGAAGGAAGACGCGGTTTTAATATTCCCGGAAAATTAATGCTTAAATGTGATCATGCATTACCGATCGCCGGTTCGATTAAAGCGCGTGGCGGTATATACGAGGTGTTGAGTCATGCCGAAAAACTGGCAATCGATGCCGGTATGATAACAGAACAAGATGATTACGCAATTTTCCATAGTGAAGAATTCCGTAAATTTTTTAGTCAATATAAAGTAGCGGTCGGGTCAACGGGCAATTTAGGTCTGAGTATCGGTATTATTAGCGCAGAGCTTGGCTTCCAGGTAACGGTCCATATGTCGATAGAGGCAAAGGAATGGAAAAAAGAAATGCTGCGTGAAAAAGGGGTAGAAGTAATCGAATACGAATCTGATTACACGTCTGCCGTGGAAAACGGCCGCCAAGTAGCAGAACTGGATCCATCATGCCATTTCGTTGATGATGAAAATTCCATCGATCTGTTTTTAGGATATTCAGTAGCGGGTCTGCGCCTGAAAGAACAGCTACAGCAAGCAAAAATTACAGTCGATGCAAATCATCCGTTATTTGTTTATCTGCCTTGCGGTGTTGGCGGTGCGCCCGGAGGAATTGCCTATACTTTAAAACAAATTTATGGTGAATATATTCATATTTTCTTTGCAGAACCATTTGCATCACCATGTATGCTTTTAGGATTGATGACGGGTATGCATGACAAAATTAGTGTGAATGATATTGGGTTGTCCAATCGGACGGAAGCTGACGGATTGGCGGTAGGGCGGCCTTCACGATTTGTCGGAACATTGATGGAATCCGTTATAAGCGGATGTTATACTGTGGATGACAGCTTTTTATTTAGAAGTTTAAAAGGTATGTTTGAGACGGAAAACATTTTTATGGAACCTTCAGCACATGCGGGAGTTTATGGTCCGATCGAATTAATGATGCAGGGCACTTCATACATTGAAAAGCATGGGCTTACAGATAAAATGGAAAACGCCACACATATTATATGGTCAACAGGCGGCGATTTAGTGCCTGAAGAATTACGACAGCAGTATTTACAAACAGAGATATAG
- a CDS encoding phytoene synthase: MSNKALQKDAMRVLKETSRTFFIPITFLDKELKLTVASAYLAMRAIDEIEDHEDVSNEMKNATLLKVAELLKASVFDNNAYLDALAPIKDKMPEVTLRLADWLEVCPQGAFSIVTSATSEMAEGMAKWALANWQVHTKEDLDDYTYYVAGLVGVMLSELWEWSAGTKTDRELAIGYGRGLQAVNILRNEQEDLDERGVSFVPDGWTRAELFAYAEENLAKADLYMKDLDKRSIKLFCRLPLALAHKTLQAMKEGREKMSRSEVEATVEEIQVD, from the coding sequence ATGTCGAATAAAGCTTTACAAAAAGATGCGATGCGCGTATTAAAAGAGACGAGCCGTACATTTTTTATCCCCATTACTTTTTTAGATAAAGAATTAAAATTAACGGTTGCCTCGGCCTATTTAGCGATGCGAGCGATTGATGAAATTGAAGATCATGAAGATGTTTCCAATGAAATGAAAAATGCAACATTATTAAAAGTAGCGGAATTATTGAAAGCCTCTGTCTTCGATAACAATGCTTACCTTGATGCCTTGGCACCTATAAAGGACAAAATGCCTGAAGTGACACTACGTCTTGCTGACTGGCTGGAAGTTTGCCCTCAGGGTGCTTTCTCTATTGTCACATCTGCGACGAGTGAGATGGCGGAAGGGATGGCAAAATGGGCGCTCGCAAATTGGCAGGTGCATACGAAAGAAGACTTGGACGACTATACCTACTACGTTGCCGGTTTAGTCGGTGTCATGCTTTCGGAGCTTTGGGAATGGAGTGCCGGCACGAAAACAGACCGTGAACTGGCAATCGGCTATGGTCGCGGTTTACAGGCAGTAAACATTCTACGTAATGAGCAGGAAGATTTGGATGAGCGCGGTGTCAGCTTCGTACCCGATGGCTGGACGCGTGCTGAACTATTTGCTTATGCAGAGGAAAACCTGGCAAAGGCCGACCTTTATATGAAAGATTTAGATAAACGTTCGATTAAATTATTCTGTAGACTGCCTTTAGCATTGGCGCATAAAACGTTGCAGGCCATGAAAGAAGGACGAGAAAAAATGTCCCGCTCAGAAGTTGAAGCGACAGTTGAAGAAATCCAGGTAGACTAA
- a CDS encoding ABC transporter ATP-binding protein, with the protein MQLKAENITKIIGGNTIFKDLSIEVNTGERIAIVGRNGSGKTTLFKVLADIEQPDEGRIIKSKGQTIGYLHQIPRYTDTSVFDVLSKAFAELHQIKDRLAHLEKRMATDLSEKILNQYGELQEHYLAKGGYEIEAKIASIANGLAITKLLDQPFDALSGGEKTKVMLAQILLQQPDILLLDEPTNHLDLAATQWLEDYLQYFRGTVVVISHDRMFLNKIVQYVAEIEDGQIWVSKGNYDQYINNKEAKIAQQFAAYDEQQKKIQKMKEAIRRLRQWANEASPPNPDLYRKAKVMEKMLARMEIVKKPKTERHMNLQLKTEDRTGKEVFMLKNISHGFEHDFLFMDVDLSIHFQDRVAIVGNNGTGKSTLLKILLGEITPVDGEARQGSNLKIGYLAQQFDQLNGKQRLIDAFRERVSLTEYDARHMLAKFLFYGHDVFKKVDQLSGGEKMRLRLAQLMIQKCNVLVLDEPTNHLDIESREALEEALENFEGTILAISHDRYFLQKLFTRTAWLENQQLTVHDGPFEWAQSKQKELSK; encoded by the coding sequence ATGCAGTTAAAAGCAGAAAACATTACGAAAATTATCGGTGGCAACACCATTTTTAAGGATCTTTCTATAGAAGTAAATACAGGTGAACGTATCGCAATTGTCGGTCGAAACGGCAGCGGAAAAACGACATTATTTAAAGTGCTGGCAGACATTGAACAGCCGGATGAAGGACGGATCATAAAATCGAAAGGTCAAACAATCGGTTACTTGCATCAAATTCCCCGATACACAGATACATCCGTTTTTGATGTATTGTCAAAAGCATTTGCTGAATTACATCAAATTAAAGACCGTTTAGCTCATTTGGAAAAGCGGATGGCAACTGATTTATCGGAGAAGATTTTAAATCAGTACGGTGAGCTGCAAGAGCACTATTTAGCAAAGGGCGGATACGAAATCGAAGCGAAAATCGCATCGATCGCCAATGGACTCGCGATTACAAAGTTATTAGATCAACCTTTTGATGCGCTGAGTGGTGGAGAAAAAACAAAGGTAATGCTCGCTCAAATTTTATTGCAGCAGCCAGATATTTTGCTGTTGGATGAACCGACAAATCATTTGGATCTTGCTGCAACACAGTGGCTTGAAGATTATTTACAATACTTCAGAGGTACCGTTGTTGTAATCTCGCATGACCGGATGTTTTTAAATAAAATTGTTCAGTATGTGGCAGAAATTGAAGACGGCCAAATTTGGGTAAGTAAGGGTAACTATGATCAGTACATTAATAATAAAGAAGCAAAAATAGCGCAACAGTTTGCGGCATATGACGAACAGCAAAAAAAGATTCAGAAGATGAAAGAGGCGATTCGCCGATTACGACAATGGGCGAATGAAGCGTCTCCTCCGAATCCTGATTTATACCGTAAAGCAAAAGTAATGGAGAAAATGCTGGCACGAATGGAAATCGTCAAGAAGCCAAAAACCGAGCGACATATGAATTTACAGCTGAAAACGGAAGACCGGACTGGAAAAGAAGTGTTTATGCTGAAAAACATTTCCCACGGGTTTGAACATGACTTTTTATTTATGGATGTTGATTTATCGATACATTTTCAAGATAGGGTAGCGATTGTTGGGAATAACGGTACGGGAAAATCCACGTTATTAAAAATTCTATTAGGAGAAATTACGCCGGTTGATGGAGAGGCAAGACAAGGGAGCAATTTAAAAATCGGTTACCTTGCACAGCAGTTTGACCAATTGAACGGCAAGCAGCGTCTTATCGATGCATTCCGAGAGCGGGTGTCATTAACGGAATACGATGCGCGGCATATGCTCGCCAAATTTTTGTTTTACGGTCATGATGTATTTAAAAAAGTGGATCAACTAAGCGGCGGGGAAAAAATGAGGCTTCGACTAGCTCAATTAATGATTCAAAAATGCAATGTTCTCGTTTTGGATGAACCAACGAACCATCTTGATATTGAGTCGAGAGAAGCGCTTGAAGAAGCATTGGAGAACTTTGAAGGAACCATTCTTGCAATTAGCCATGACCGCTATTTTTTGCAAAAACTATTTACGAGAACGGCTTGGCTGGAAAATCAACAGCTAACCGTTCATGATGGTCCATTTGAATGGGCGCAGTCGAAACAAAAGGAGTTAAGCAAATGA
- a CDS encoding ASCH domain-containing protein produces MNNIEAFWQQYCDSEGMENIRYKEAFQFGEKADWLAGLVEEGTKTATCSSFPLYEREGESLPEIGDYQIVLNSKDEPVAIIQSYSIEIYPFNEVPVDFALAEGEGTYEEWKEAHVAFFSKELSAQGLEFTEEMLTVCDRFKKVFPK; encoded by the coding sequence ATGAATAATATAGAAGCATTTTGGCAGCAATATTGTGATTCGGAAGGTATGGAAAATATCCGTTATAAAGAAGCATTTCAATTTGGTGAAAAGGCGGATTGGCTTGCAGGACTTGTCGAGGAGGGCACTAAAACCGCAACTTGCTCGAGTTTTCCGTTGTATGAACGAGAAGGGGAAAGTTTACCGGAAATTGGGGACTATCAAATTGTTTTAAACAGTAAGGATGAACCGGTAGCGATCATACAATCCTATTCTATTGAAATATACCCATTCAATGAAGTACCTGTTGATTTTGCTTTGGCAGAAGGGGAAGGTACTTATGAGGAATGGAAGGAAGCACATGTCGCGTTTTTTAGCAAAGAACTCTCAGCGCAAGGTCTGGAATTTACCGAGGAAATGCTGACTGTTTGTGACCGCTTTAAAAAAGTTTTTCCTAAATAA